The Antarcticibacterium sp. 1MA-6-2 genome has a window encoding:
- a CDS encoding SPFH domain-containing protein gives METILPIIGIGIGVVLFLIVVYFAIIAMFYKKVPQGQALIRTSFGGTQVATDKGLYVIPVFHKVEIMDVSVKKIQIERLAHEGLICKDNMRADIKVAFFVRVNNDIEYIKKVAQTIGVARASRIETLEDLFEAKFSEALKTVGKKFEFIELYEARREFRDEIVDIIGTDLNGYTLEDCAIDFLEQTSVTALKADNILDAQGIKKITELTAIQNIKANLIKRDEEKTIRKQDVEAREAILELDKQLAEKEEQQKREIANIKSREEAEIAKVSEEEKLKSESARIITQEKVKVAEENMERQIIVALKNKQRTEAVETERVEKDRMLEATERERVVTLAQIEKEKVVEVEKKNIQDVIRDRVALEKGVVEEQENMKDIAAFKTADREKQVKITIAEAEAQEGLIKVTKAAEASKEAAKQKAEEINIEALAHKEASEKEADARKILAEAQAKEEATVGMSEAQVMHAKADANERQGIVEATIIEKKAKAEAAGIEAKADAKRKDGLAEAAVIKEKALADAASIEEKANAMKKLDGVGKDHEEFKLRLDKDLQVDLAHINIQKDIADAQAAVLGDALRAAKIDIVGGETMFFDQIISQITKAKGYDRLVENSHNLQDVKNAILGSDNVKGDLLDKIKMFTDKYGISSEDIKNLSIATLLNNLRQKSDDQEEQTIFGNLLTLADGLGISNKPLPKLNHK, from the coding sequence ATGGAAACAATTTTACCCATCATAGGAATAGGCATAGGAGTAGTGCTATTTCTCATTGTCGTATACTTCGCCATCATTGCGATGTTCTATAAAAAAGTTCCGCAGGGACAGGCACTCATCCGTACCAGTTTTGGAGGTACACAAGTGGCTACAGATAAAGGTCTTTATGTAATTCCGGTTTTTCACAAGGTGGAAATTATGGATGTTTCAGTAAAGAAGATCCAGATCGAACGTCTTGCGCACGAAGGCCTTATTTGTAAGGACAATATGCGTGCAGATATTAAAGTTGCCTTTTTCGTAAGGGTTAACAATGATATCGAATACATTAAAAAAGTAGCACAAACTATAGGTGTTGCCCGGGCTTCCCGAATTGAAACCCTTGAAGATCTTTTTGAAGCCAAATTTTCTGAAGCCTTAAAAACTGTAGGGAAAAAGTTTGAATTCATTGAGCTCTATGAAGCCCGCCGCGAATTTCGGGATGAGATCGTGGACATTATCGGGACTGATCTTAACGGATACACTCTGGAGGATTGCGCGATTGACTTTTTGGAGCAAACTTCTGTAACCGCTTTAAAAGCTGATAACATTCTGGATGCGCAGGGTATTAAAAAGATCACTGAGCTCACTGCAATTCAAAATATCAAAGCGAACCTTATCAAGAGGGATGAGGAAAAAACAATCCGGAAGCAGGATGTTGAGGCAAGAGAAGCTATTCTTGAGCTTGACAAGCAGTTAGCTGAAAAAGAAGAACAGCAAAAACGTGAAATTGCAAATATCAAATCTAGGGAGGAAGCTGAAATTGCCAAGGTTTCTGAAGAAGAAAAATTAAAATCTGAATCGGCTCGAATTATCACCCAGGAGAAAGTAAAAGTTGCCGAGGAGAACATGGAGCGGCAGATCATTGTTGCCCTTAAGAACAAGCAACGAACTGAAGCTGTTGAAACAGAACGGGTTGAAAAAGACAGGATGTTGGAAGCTACAGAACGTGAACGCGTTGTAACTCTTGCTCAAATAGAGAAGGAAAAAGTAGTTGAGGTTGAGAAGAAAAATATCCAGGATGTAATTCGCGACAGGGTTGCTCTTGAAAAAGGAGTGGTAGAAGAGCAGGAGAATATGAAAGATATCGCCGCCTTCAAAACTGCCGATCGTGAGAAGCAGGTAAAAATAACCATTGCCGAAGCTGAAGCTCAGGAAGGTTTAATCAAAGTAACTAAAGCTGCGGAAGCTTCTAAAGAAGCTGCAAAACAAAAAGCAGAAGAAATCAATATTGAAGCACTTGCGCATAAAGAAGCCAGTGAGAAAGAGGCAGATGCACGTAAGATCTTAGCTGAAGCACAAGCTAAAGAAGAAGCAACAGTAGGTATGTCTGAAGCTCAGGTAATGCATGCAAAAGCTGATGCTAACGAGCGCCAGGGAATTGTGGAAGCTACTATTATTGAGAAAAAAGCCAAAGCTGAAGCTGCCGGAATTGAAGCAAAAGCAGATGCTAAACGTAAAGACGGTCTTGCTGAAGCTGCTGTGATTAAAGAAAAAGCCCTTGCCGATGCCGCCAGTATTGAAGAGAAAGCAAATGCAATGAAGAAACTGGACGGAGTTGGAAAAGACCACGAGGAGTTCAAATTGCGTCTTGATAAAGACCTGCAGGTAGACCTTGCGCATATCAATATCCAAAAAGATATTGCCGATGCCCAGGCAGCAGTTCTTGGAGATGCTTTAAGAGCAGCCAAAATAGACATAGTGGGAGGAGAGACCATGTTCTTTGACCAGATCATTAGTCAGATAACAAAAGCTAAGGGATATGACAGGCTGGTAGAAAACAGCCATAACCTTCAGGATGTTAAGAATGCTATTTTAGGAAGTGATAATGTAAAAGGAGATCTTCTGGACAAGATAAAAATGTTTACAGATAAGTACGGGATCTCTTCAGAAGATATTAAAAACCTGAGTATCGCGACCTTGCTTAATAATTTGAGACAAAAATCTGATGATCAGGAAGAGCAAACGATCTTCGGTAATTTGTTGACCCTGGCCGATGGTCTTGGAATTTCAAATAAGCCGCTTCCAAAGCTGAACCATAAGTAG
- a CDS encoding PspA/IM30 family protein, whose amino-acid sequence MNVFKRLFKIGQAETNSAIDNMEDPIKMTEQGIRDMKEDLDKSLEALAQVKALAIRAKNDQEEYQNKAEEYQNKAIIILKKGHSKEMNSTEADRLAKEALVQKEAADQQVQRSKEESAKFDSNVAQLQKTIQTIKGNIGNWENELKTLKARVKVSNATKSLNKQMAEIDSTGTVSMLERMKEKVAQEEALAEAYGDIANATKSIDDEINKAADTSSAKANDDLAKLKEKLGLNDSKEI is encoded by the coding sequence ATGAACGTTTTCAAAAGATTATTTAAGATAGGCCAGGCTGAAACAAATTCGGCTATTGACAATATGGAAGATCCCATAAAAATGACAGAACAGGGTATAAGAGATATGAAAGAAGATCTCGATAAGAGCCTTGAGGCCCTTGCCCAGGTGAAAGCACTTGCTATTCGGGCAAAGAACGACCAGGAAGAATATCAGAATAAAGCTGAAGAATATCAAAACAAGGCTATTATTATTCTGAAAAAAGGGCACAGCAAAGAAATGAACTCAACTGAGGCAGATCGCCTTGCAAAAGAAGCCCTGGTTCAAAAAGAAGCGGCAGACCAACAGGTTCAAAGATCGAAAGAAGAGTCAGCGAAATTTGATTCAAATGTGGCTCAGCTTCAGAAAACGATCCAGACAATTAAAGGAAACATCGGGAACTGGGAAAATGAACTTAAAACCCTGAAGGCACGCGTAAAAGTGAGTAACGCCACTAAAAGCCTAAACAAACAAATGGCTGAGATCGACAGTACCGGGACCGTCTCCATGCTGGAGCGTATGAAGGAAAAAGTTGCCCAGGAAGAAGCTTTGGCCGAGGCTTACGGTGACATTGCGAACGCAACGAAGTCTATAGATGATGAGATCAATAAAGCAGCCGATACATCCAGCGCAAAGGCAAACGATGACCTTGCAAAGCTGAAAGAGAAGTTAGGACTTAACGATTCCAAAGAAATATAA
- a CDS encoding YbjN domain-containing protein produces MKDHYHITRDFLLELNFHVSREDPEDGILVVQKESYGIKNLILGVAPPILILEQFIFRINAQSEKIFKSLLQKNRDIIHGAFVLDETGEKVIFRDTLQIENLDINELEGSLNSLSLLMSEYSDNIIEFSKY; encoded by the coding sequence ATGAAAGATCACTACCACATTACACGAGATTTTTTACTGGAACTGAACTTTCACGTTAGCCGTGAAGATCCTGAGGATGGCATCCTGGTAGTACAAAAGGAGAGCTATGGGATAAAAAACCTCATCCTGGGAGTAGCCCCGCCAATATTAATCCTCGAGCAATTTATATTTAGGATCAATGCGCAGTCAGAAAAAATATTTAAGAGTCTGCTCCAAAAGAACCGGGATATTATACACGGTGCTTTTGTTCTCGATGAAACAGGAGAAAAAGTGATTTTCAGGGACACGCTGCAAATCGAGAATCTTGATATAAACGAACTGGAGGGAAGTTTAAACTCCCTAAGCTTATTGATGAGCGAGTACTCAGACAACATTATTGAATTTTCAAAATACTAA
- a CDS encoding helix-turn-helix domain-containing protein has protein sequence MSFFGKNIRKIRSVRSLSQQAFADLFDLKRGTLGAYEEGRSEPKIDTIITIAKYFSIPIDELLTKELTVNRLLKFKGNLTTEQEEFVKEQFANIPCIIKNNSNDYLHNHDKEEFIKRMPCLNLPISKEVNYRGYTVDNLEMSSNDKGLFPKDVVIGEFIPEKNYRNLDNGTLVLVVLENQLVLRLLYITNGILVLRAEHKNVEEISVDLKEVKEIWRICYVFYHRLPVMGEALEDKLLYLEREMEKIRSRM, from the coding sequence ATGTCATTTTTCGGTAAAAATATTAGGAAGATAAGAAGTGTCCGGTCTCTAAGCCAACAAGCCTTTGCTGATCTTTTCGATTTAAAACGCGGAACCTTAGGAGCTTACGAAGAAGGAAGAAGCGAACCTAAAATAGATACAATAATTACTATTGCTAAGTATTTTAGCATTCCCATTGACGAACTTTTGACTAAAGAACTTACTGTTAACCGTCTATTGAAGTTTAAAGGCAACTTAACTACGGAACAAGAGGAGTTTGTAAAGGAGCAATTTGCCAATATTCCCTGTATCATCAAAAACAACAGTAATGATTACCTGCACAATCACGATAAAGAGGAATTCATTAAAAGAATGCCGTGCCTGAACCTGCCGATAAGTAAAGAGGTAAATTATCGCGGATATACCGTAGATAATCTTGAAATGAGCAGTAACGATAAAGGCTTATTTCCTAAAGATGTTGTTATTGGAGAGTTTATACCTGAAAAAAATTATAGAAATCTTGACAATGGCACCCTTGTGCTTGTGGTGCTTGAAAACCAGCTGGTGCTACGCTTACTTTACATTACAAACGGCATCCTCGTACTAAGGGCAGAGCACAAGAATGTGGAAGAAATTTCTGTTGACCTTAAAGAGGTAAAGGAAATATGGAGAATTTGCTATGTTTTTTACCATCGTCTACCTGTTATGGGGGAAGCACTTGAAGACAAGTTGCTTTACCTGGAAAGAGAAATGGAAAAAATAAGATCCAGGATGTAA
- a CDS encoding VCBS repeat-containing protein, producing MLLHRFSFILVIVIVSCAPNNDKKAEALYVGHCARCHLAPDINSLPRDLWKNNVLPDMAARMGIIDSSNNPYTGLSFKQQEAIMKTGLYSGEATITAEDWRILEDYILENAPESIPAHPAPKSSKKLNQFKLRTINIDSSQGSQITFLDYNDQQELLYLGDLSGNLIQHDLIAKSSVIFGNFVTPVSDFFQKDNDSYVTTMGFLHPSELSSGKIFINTNNPDSNSLPGTLHRPVNSLITDLDQNGNNEIIVSEFGNLTGQLSLWIKNGDNYKKQVLLKQPGVIRSLAHDMDKDGKKDLIVLTSQGDESITVLYQENNLKFRKEKLIQFSPVYGSSWFELVDYDNDGDMDIISVQGDNADKTYISKPYHGLRIHINDGNNNFEEKYFYPLNGATRFVSGDFDQDGDLDMGIIATFPDYENYPNFSFVYLENIDAQHFKFDPYTFDKPELGRWLLIDSGDVDKDGDQDIILGSFTFAFTPVPKQLSQNWNTNDTDVVILENLLK from the coding sequence TTGTTACTGCACCGCTTTTCTTTTATACTGGTAATTGTTATAGTCTCCTGTGCTCCTAACAATGATAAAAAAGCTGAAGCACTTTATGTGGGTCACTGTGCACGTTGTCATCTGGCCCCCGATATTAATTCTCTTCCCCGGGATCTCTGGAAAAATAATGTGCTGCCAGATATGGCCGCACGCATGGGAATTATCGACAGTTCCAACAATCCTTATACGGGACTTTCATTTAAACAGCAGGAAGCCATAATGAAAACCGGGCTTTATTCCGGGGAAGCCACTATTACAGCTGAAGACTGGAGAATTCTTGAAGATTATATTCTTGAAAATGCTCCCGAAAGTATACCAGCGCACCCGGCTCCCAAATCCAGCAAAAAGCTAAACCAATTTAAGCTGCGGACAATTAATATTGACAGTAGCCAGGGTTCACAAATTACCTTTCTTGATTATAATGATCAACAGGAGTTACTTTATCTGGGTGACCTTTCCGGAAATTTAATACAACACGACCTTATAGCAAAAAGTTCTGTGATCTTCGGAAATTTTGTAACCCCAGTGAGTGATTTTTTTCAGAAGGACAACGATTCTTATGTAACTACCATGGGATTTTTACATCCTTCAGAATTATCCTCGGGAAAGATCTTTATAAATACCAATAATCCCGACTCAAACAGTTTACCCGGAACCCTGCACAGGCCTGTAAATTCGCTGATAACAGATCTCGACCAAAATGGTAACAATGAAATTATTGTAAGTGAATTTGGAAACCTAACGGGACAGTTATCCTTGTGGATCAAAAACGGGGACAATTATAAAAAGCAAGTGTTACTAAAACAGCCAGGGGTTATAAGATCACTGGCTCACGATATGGATAAGGATGGAAAAAAGGACCTTATAGTACTTACCAGCCAGGGAGATGAAAGTATTACGGTTTTATATCAGGAAAACAATTTAAAGTTTCGCAAAGAGAAGTTAATACAGTTTAGTCCTGTTTATGGAAGCAGTTGGTTTGAGCTGGTAGATTATGATAACGATGGGGATATGGATATTATATCTGTTCAGGGGGATAATGCAGATAAAACTTATATATCTAAACCCTACCACGGGCTCCGTATTCACATCAATGACGGCAACAATAATTTTGAGGAGAAATATTTTTATCCGCTAAACGGCGCCACCAGGTTTGTTTCGGGAGATTTTGACCAGGATGGGGATCTCGATATGGGTATTATAGCCACTTTTCCCGATTATGAAAACTATCCTAATTTCTCTTTTGTATACCTGGAGAATATAGATGCTCAGCATTTTAAATTTGATCCTTATACTTTTGACAAACCCGAACTGGGAAGATGGCTGTTAATAGATTCAGGCGATGTAGATAAGGATGGGGACCAGGATATAATCCTGGGATCTTTCACCTTTGCCTTTACCCCTGTACCTAAACAACTTTCTCAAAATTGGAACACCAATGATACGGATGTGGTAATTCTGGAAAATTTGCTAAAATGA
- a CDS encoding IS3 family transposase, with product MDHFKEEHKETIVSSCDLLGVSRQVYYRSIRSTIEKQEVAQKVIALVRPVRILMPRLGSKKLYHILKEELVPLKVGRDKLFRILRANHMLIKSRRSYHITTDSHHRFRKHKNLLCATEINRPEQVLVSDITYVGNRRNPAYLALVTDAYSKVVMGHDVSNSLDVSGSIRAMEMAVKNRCYSDQPLIHHSDRGLQYCSNDYQKVLDKNNIKPSMTEKYDPYENAIAERINGILKQEFHIAKYDTDLTTRKKLIDEAIKIYNHLRPHLSNHMLTPHQMHQQLVLKRKQYKSKKLNNEIIVQL from the coding sequence ATCGACCACTTCAAAGAAGAACACAAAGAAACAATAGTTTCTTCCTGTGATTTACTCGGGGTAAGTAGACAGGTATATTACAGATCCATTAGATCTACCATTGAAAAACAGGAAGTGGCACAAAAGGTAATTGCCTTGGTGCGGCCCGTAAGAATACTGATGCCCAGGCTAGGTAGCAAGAAGCTGTACCATATCCTTAAAGAAGAACTTGTTCCTTTGAAAGTAGGACGTGACAAACTTTTTAGAATTCTTAGGGCAAACCATATGCTGATAAAATCCAGGAGAAGCTATCACATCACCACAGACTCGCACCATAGATTTAGAAAGCACAAAAACCTATTGTGTGCCACAGAAATAAATAGGCCAGAACAGGTTTTGGTAAGTGATATTACTTATGTGGGCAATAGGAGGAATCCTGCATACCTGGCACTGGTCACAGATGCTTACTCGAAAGTTGTAATGGGGCACGACGTATCGAATAGTTTGGATGTGTCAGGATCAATAAGAGCTATGGAGATGGCAGTCAAAAACAGATGCTATAGCGACCAACCTTTGATACACCACTCCGACAGGGGCCTCCAATACTGTTCCAACGACTATCAAAAGGTACTGGATAAAAACAATATTAAACCAAGTATGACTGAGAAGTATGATCCCTATGAAAATGCCATTGCCGAGCGGATAAATGGAATATTAAAGCAGGAATTCCATATTGCAAAATACGATACTGACCTCACAACAAGAAAAAAGCTAATAGATGAAGCAATAAAAATTTACAACCATTTAAGGCCACACCTGTCAAACCATATGCTAACTCCACATCAAATGCATCAACAATTAGTCCTAAAAAGAAAACAGTACAAATCAAAAAAGCTGAACAATGAGATCATCGTTCAGCTTTAA
- a CDS encoding helix-turn-helix domain-containing protein, which translates to MKTSASKGYIKRTQKDYSVSFKLQVVQEIEFGQLGRTEACHKYGIQAKSTIREWLRKYGNFDWENQSGTIVAKTPEQRILELEAKVKLLEKQKARAEHLAERADKKVIIFDMLVDMAEKEYDIQIRKNYTPGLSTTSKKNTKKQ; encoded by the coding sequence ATGAAAACATCAGCGAGCAAAGGGTATATCAAGCGTACCCAAAAAGATTACTCTGTTTCTTTTAAGTTACAAGTTGTCCAGGAAATTGAATTTGGTCAACTAGGCAGGACAGAAGCTTGTCATAAATATGGGATTCAAGCTAAATCAACAATTAGGGAATGGCTCAGAAAATATGGTAACTTTGATTGGGAGAATCAATCTGGAACTATTGTGGCAAAAACACCTGAACAAAGAATCCTTGAGCTAGAGGCCAAAGTCAAACTGCTGGAGAAACAGAAGGCAAGGGCGGAGCATCTTGCCGAGCGAGCAGATAAGAAAGTCATTATCTTCGATATGCTGGTAGATATGGCCGAGAAAGAATATGACATCCAGATCAGAAAAAATTACACGCCCGGGTTATCGACCACTTCAAAGAAGAACACAAAGAAACAATAG
- a CDS encoding alkaline phosphatase, whose translation MRYHLKIKTVQLLSWILLLVSTVSLGQGQYKIHSHNDYLQDLPFWEAYAHRAGSIEADVFLKNNSLYVAHTEKEIDSARTLEKLYLKPLAGLASDGKLRELQLLIDIKSKAEPTLAKLLEILQNYPHLRSNCNLQIVISGDLPAPEAYKNYPNFIHFDHQNLNNLDEINLGKVAVISQNFRNYSQWNGLGRLTAKDMEKVESVINLAHQKGKKIRFWAAPDTKTAWGRFAKMGVDFINTDHPGEAFQYLESLDQRTYLLQEPIPVYRPNYRHDSKAKPKNVILMIGDGNGLGQISSAVIANKGQLTITQLKDIGLIKTSAYDDLVTDSAAGGTAMATGKKTNNRAVGTGPEGEQLSNITEILANHGFINGVMTTDNITGATPSSFYAHQSERDNSTGILKDLLQSSLNFFVSAGAKDYSSIRKKFEKKDISSLRHFNNKLAIYLSEVQISDPSSRGNLFPKHVKEVLKKLGEQEKPYFLMIEGAKIDSNGHSNNIGGIVQEMLDFDEAIAEVLKAADKDQNTLVVITADHETSGFGIVKGSNENDEIEGDFLTNDHTATMVPVFSYGPQSERFTGVYENTEIFRKISRSLGIEN comes from the coding sequence ATGCGTTATCATTTAAAAATTAAAACTGTACAATTATTAAGCTGGATTCTACTTTTAGTATCAACCGTCTCTCTGGGTCAAGGTCAGTACAAGATACATTCGCACAACGATTATCTGCAAGACCTGCCGTTTTGGGAAGCTTATGCACACAGAGCTGGTTCTATAGAGGCTGATGTTTTTCTAAAGAATAACAGTTTGTATGTTGCCCACACCGAGAAGGAAATTGATAGCGCCAGAACCTTAGAAAAATTATACCTAAAGCCGCTTGCAGGCCTTGCAAGTGATGGTAAATTGAGGGAACTACAACTATTGATAGATATTAAATCCAAGGCAGAGCCCACTTTGGCTAAGCTCCTGGAAATTTTACAAAATTATCCTCATTTAAGAAGTAATTGTAATTTGCAAATCGTAATATCAGGGGACCTTCCTGCTCCGGAGGCTTACAAAAACTATCCGAATTTTATACACTTTGATCATCAGAATTTAAATAATCTTGATGAAATAAATTTAGGTAAAGTAGCTGTGATTAGTCAGAATTTCAGAAATTACTCGCAATGGAATGGCTTGGGCAGGCTTACTGCGAAAGATATGGAAAAGGTGGAAAGTGTCATAAATTTGGCCCATCAAAAAGGTAAAAAAATAAGGTTTTGGGCAGCTCCGGATACTAAGACTGCCTGGGGAAGATTTGCAAAGATGGGCGTAGATTTCATTAATACAGATCATCCTGGGGAGGCCTTCCAATATCTTGAAAGCCTTGATCAGCGAACTTATCTTTTACAAGAACCTATTCCAGTATATCGGCCCAATTACCGTCACGACTCTAAGGCAAAGCCCAAGAATGTCATTTTAATGATTGGGGATGGAAATGGTTTGGGGCAAATTTCTTCAGCAGTAATAGCTAATAAGGGGCAGCTTACAATAACACAGTTAAAAGACATTGGATTAATAAAAACTTCAGCATATGATGATCTGGTAACCGATTCGGCGGCAGGGGGAACCGCAATGGCAACGGGAAAGAAGACTAATAACCGGGCAGTAGGGACTGGACCTGAGGGTGAACAATTATCTAACATAACTGAAATTCTTGCAAATCATGGATTTATAAATGGTGTTATGACAACAGATAATATTACCGGAGCCACTCCTTCGTCTTTTTATGCCCACCAATCTGAACGTGATAACAGTACAGGAATTTTGAAGGATTTGCTTCAAAGTAGTTTGAATTTTTTCGTTTCAGCCGGGGCGAAAGACTATAGCTCTATCCGGAAGAAGTTTGAAAAAAAGGATATTTCAAGTCTAAGGCATTTCAATAATAAATTAGCTATTTATCTCTCTGAGGTTCAAATATCAGATCCCAGCTCCAGAGGAAATTTATTTCCAAAACATGTAAAAGAGGTTCTTAAAAAACTTGGGGAGCAGGAAAAGCCGTACTTTCTAATGATAGAAGGAGCTAAAATTGACAGTAATGGACACTCTAACAACATTGGCGGAATTGTTCAGGAAATGTTAGATTTTGACGAGGCCATTGCAGAAGTTCTTAAAGCTGCCGATAAAGATCAAAATACATTGGTTGTAATCACAGCCGATCATGAAACTTCAGGTTTTGGAATTGTAAAGGGAAGTAATGAAAATGATGAAATAGAAGGTGATTTTTTAACAAATGATCACACGGCTACTATGGTTCCTGTTTTTTCCTATGGGCCTCAATCCGAACGGTTTACAGGTGTTTATGAAAACACTGAAATTTTTAGGAAAATTTCCAGATCTTTGGGAATAGAAAATTAA
- a CDS encoding endonuclease/exonuclease/phosphatase family protein, translated as MIKTKISSLIVGYIFVLISCSGSSSSSSKPDLPPDNENTQEAVEETLKIMAYNIHHANPPSNPDLIDLGAIVQVIRNEDPDIIALQEIDVNTGRSGPGNQAQEIALALNMNYFFGRAIDYDGGAYGVAILSKFPLTEEYINRLPTQAGTNGEPRILATAKITTSAGNVIRFGSTHLDAQGEATNRLLQIQKIIELAKDEELPFIIAGDFNAVPGSEVIGILDRHFKRTCNACPFTSSAQNPVRAIDFIAYHHPANKFTTINHGVIDESYASDHLPIVAELKIN; from the coding sequence ATGATAAAAACTAAAATTTCAAGTTTAATAGTAGGGTACATTTTTGTATTGATATCCTGCTCCGGATCTTCTTCCTCATCCTCTAAACCAGATTTACCTCCCGATAATGAAAACACTCAAGAAGCAGTGGAAGAAACCTTAAAAATAATGGCCTATAATATCCACCATGCTAACCCACCCTCCAATCCGGATTTAATAGATCTTGGTGCTATTGTACAGGTTATAAGGAATGAAGACCCGGATATAATAGCTTTACAAGAGATAGATGTGAACACTGGAAGATCGGGACCGGGCAATCAGGCTCAGGAGATCGCTTTGGCTCTTAATATGAATTACTTCTTTGGGAGAGCTATTGACTACGACGGGGGAGCGTACGGTGTTGCAATTCTATCAAAATTTCCTCTGACCGAAGAATATATTAACAGGCTACCTACTCAGGCTGGTACAAATGGGGAACCAAGGATTCTCGCTACTGCTAAAATTACCACATCAGCAGGTAATGTAATAAGATTTGGAAGTACTCACCTTGATGCTCAAGGTGAGGCTACTAATCGATTATTACAGATTCAGAAAATTATAGAGTTGGCTAAAGATGAAGAACTGCCTTTTATTATTGCAGGAGATTTTAATGCCGTTCCTGGCTCGGAAGTTATAGGTATTCTTGATCGACATTTTAAAAGAACCTGTAATGCTTGCCCCTTTACAAGTTCTGCACAAAATCCCGTCCGAGCCATTGATTTTATTGCTTATCATCATCCTGCTAATAAATTCACTACAATAAATCACGGAGTAATAGATGAATCTTATGCTTCAGATCATTTGCCCATTGTCGCAGAATTAAAAATTAATTAA
- a CDS encoding PQQ-binding-like beta-propeller repeat protein — protein sequence MSGNLLQSTQVANINDGSSAPVIGDNGVIFYVESRAGAESSLVAVIDQGEDAELKWASNALGVELPNAPSIGPDGNIYLNAWVEDQAISKFNAEDGSVMWSGGINTKVSNNTPAVDSEGNIYHGSRFQGAGRGGVFSWTLDGERRWEVTGVGAFYTAPVLSPDESTLYILNTDEGLLYALSTANGAPKWDPVGTGSAIHGSSLSMAEGVIYYTTATHVVAITDEGGSGSIKWQTQVNDASNSGVVIGPNGELYTSSRGGLLSLNLTDGSIIWTFDADVVESVLSC from the coding sequence TTGTCTGGGAATTTACTACAGAGTACTCAAGTAGCAAATATTAACGACGGATCCAGTGCTCCTGTGATAGGAGATAATGGCGTGATATTTTACGTAGAATCCCGGGCAGGTGCTGAAAGTTCCCTTGTTGCTGTAATAGATCAAGGAGAAGATGCAGAATTAAAATGGGCTTCAAATGCTCTGGGAGTTGAGCTTCCCAATGCACCTTCAATAGGACCTGACGGTAATATCTATTTAAATGCGTGGGTTGAGGATCAAGCTATTTCAAAATTTAACGCCGAAGATGGGAGTGTGATGTGGAGTGGGGGGATTAACACGAAAGTTTCAAATAATACTCCCGCCGTTGATTCAGAGGGAAATATTTACCATGGCTCCAGATTTCAGGGTGCCGGAAGAGGAGGTGTTTTTTCCTGGACTTTAGATGGTGAGAGAAGGTGGGAAGTTACCGGGGTTGGAGCTTTTTATACCGCTCCCGTATTAAGTCCTGATGAAAGTACTCTTTATATATTAAATACAGATGAAGGTTTGTTGTATGCGTTGTCAACTGCCAATGGTGCCCCAAAGTGGGATCCAGTTGGAACTGGTTCTGCTATACATGGATCATCATTATCTATGGCAGAGGGAGTTATCTATTACACTACCGCAACTCACGTTGTAGCAATTACAGATGAAGGAGGGAGCGGAAGTATTAAGTGGCAAACTCAGGTGAATGATGCTTCCAATTCTGGTGTGGTTATAGGTCCAAATGGAGAACTCTATACTAGTTCAAGGGGAGGATTGTTATCACTAAATCTAACTGATGGATCCATAATATGGACATTCGATGCTGATGTGGTTGAAAGTGTACTTAGCTGTTGA